A section of the Jaculus jaculus isolate mJacJac1 chromosome 6, mJacJac1.mat.Y.cur, whole genome shotgun sequence genome encodes:
- the LOC101595750 gene encoding centromere protein H: MELRPERAEEARGGERISLLLRLRAQMKQQLLEYKSMIDANEEKTPEQDMQEKQMETKIESLENEIEDVKTAFDIKNLVLSRMQLSSALKNNLENTATESSELMDDLNDILKLNKLIMTSQQESRELEKKLLDVRKKRLQLKQASGRKLLEIQTEKNKQKEELDSVENSDKIKTMQHNLQMEMQTTTVVQHVFQNLILGSKVNWAEDPALKETVLQLEKIVTMI; encoded by the coding sequence ATGGAGCTGCGGCCCGAGCGGGCGGAGGAGGCGCGCGGCGGGGAGCGCATCTCGCTGCTGCTCAGGCTTAGAGCACAGATGAAACAGCAACTTTTAGAATACAAGTCGATGATTGATGCAAATGAAGAAAAAACTCCCGAACAAGACatgcaagaaaaacaaatggaaactAAAATTGAAAGCTTGGAAAATGAGATTGAAGATGTGAAAACTGCTTTTGACATTAAAAATCTTGTATTGAGCAGGATGCAACTCTCATCTGCACTTAAGAATAACTTGGAAAACACAGCCACCGAGAGTAGTGAGTTAATGGATGACCTGAATGACATATTAAAGCTAAATAAACTGATAATGACATCACAGCAGGAATCTCGGGAATTAGAGAAAAAGCTTCTTGATGTCCGAAAGAAGAGACTGCAATTAAAGCAAGCTTCGGGAAGAAAGCTTTTAGAAATACAGACAGAGAAgaacaaacagaaagaggaaCTGGACAGTGTGGAAAACTCAGACAAGATAAAGACCATGCAGCACAACCTGCAGATGGAaatgcaaaccaccacagttgttcAGCACGTGTTCCAGAACCTCATTTTGGGAAGTAAAGTCAACTGGGCCGAGGACCCCGCCCTCAAGGAGACTGTTCTGCAGCTTGAGAAGATCGTCACCATGATCTAA